One stretch of Amycolatopsis sp. NBC_00345 DNA includes these proteins:
- a CDS encoding DUF742 domain-containing protein has translation MSTGSGSSGEEPGEGGEPPRAEAPGAARDDGTFADVLNGFSLDSGRSRRKRKKTVKESKESQSPETPAAGAHAAAEPPAAPPPAEIGDRVTSLVSPPGSTDADGPRPGGLFDPGPPSGEFVMPPVFGQPERPDRVDPAEETAIVRPYALTGGRTRANYALELETLVSTKDQVAAGGFPHAAAEQIESISIMEECRTPRSVAEIAAALRVPLGVARVLISDAADAGLVTVHRTITGNDGAEAHLMLMERVLSGLRRL, from the coding sequence ATGAGCACGGGGTCCGGATCGTCCGGCGAGGAACCGGGAGAGGGTGGCGAGCCTCCGCGTGCGGAGGCCCCTGGTGCTGCCCGCGACGACGGCACGTTCGCCGACGTCCTCAACGGCTTCAGCCTCGATTCCGGCCGCTCCCGCCGCAAGCGCAAGAAGACCGTCAAAGAGTCCAAGGAGTCCCAGTCCCCCGAAACCCCGGCCGCCGGAGCGCACGCGGCCGCGGAACCGCCGGCGGCGCCGCCGCCGGCCGAGATAGGAGATCGTGTGACCTCTCTAGTCTCCCCACCGGGCAGTACCGACGCGGACGGGCCTAGACCAGGCGGGCTCTTCGACCCCGGACCGCCCAGCGGCGAGTTCGTCATGCCCCCGGTCTTCGGCCAGCCGGAACGACCCGATCGGGTGGACCCGGCCGAGGAGACCGCGATCGTCCGGCCGTACGCTCTCACCGGCGGGCGCACGCGGGCGAACTACGCGCTCGAACTGGAGACCCTGGTCTCCACCAAGGACCAGGTCGCCGCGGGGGGCTTCCCCCACGCGGCGGCGGAGCAGATCGAGAGCATCTCGATCATGGAAGAGTGCCGGACCCCGCGCTCGGTCGCCGAGATCGCGGCGGCCCTGCGGGTGCCACTCGGGGTCGCCAGGGTGTTGATCAGCGACGCGGCCGACGCGGGACTGGTCACGGTGCACCGGACGATCACGGGTAATGACGGCGCCGAAGCACACTTGATGTTGATGGAAAGGGTTTTGAGTGGACTCCGTCGGCTTTAA
- a CDS encoding GTP-binding protein, whose amino-acid sequence MTSAKIVVAGGFGAGKTTFVGSVSEIVPLTTEAMMTDASRGIDNLDQTPNKTTTTVAMDFGRVSLDADLILYLFGTPGQQRFWFMWDDLVRGAIGAVVLADTRRLADSFAPIDFFEDRGLPYIVGVNTFDGVLEHDINDVREALSIDPNIPIVRCDARDRESTKQTLITLVEYAMRQWIALRAAKAR is encoded by the coding sequence ATGACATCGGCGAAGATCGTGGTGGCGGGCGGCTTCGGTGCGGGCAAAACGACGTTCGTGGGCTCGGTGTCGGAGATCGTTCCGCTCACCACCGAGGCGATGATGACCGACGCGAGCCGCGGCATCGACAACCTCGACCAGACCCCGAACAAGACGACCACGACGGTCGCCATGGACTTCGGCCGTGTGTCGCTCGACGCCGACCTGATCCTGTACCTGTTCGGCACCCCGGGCCAGCAGCGGTTCTGGTTCATGTGGGACGACCTGGTCCGGGGCGCGATCGGCGCCGTCGTGCTGGCCGACACCCGCCGGCTGGCGGACTCGTTCGCGCCGATCGACTTCTTCGAGGACCGCGGCCTGCCCTACATCGTCGGCGTCAACACCTTCGACGGGGTGCTGGAGCACGACATCAACGACGTGCGCGAGGCGCTGTCGATCGACCCGAACATCCCGATCGTGCGCTGTGACGCCCGGGACCGCGAGTCGACGAAGCAGACGCTGATCACGCTCGTCGAGTACGCCATGCGCCAGTGGATCGCCCTCCGGGCGGCCAAGGCCCGCTGA
- a CDS encoding dihydrofolate reductase family protein: protein MGELVYQVHVSLDGCVEGPRGEFDWAPMGPELAVHSETLTGRSAVLAYGRRVWEMMAGYWPTAEALDDPHGRAFAPVWLAMPKVVFSRTLAEAGWNTRVLNGDLAEEVAALKAAHEKDILLVGGATLPAELGRLGLIDEYQVFVHPVVLGGDKRPFAIDADRLELELAGSRVFDGRVVLLRYRRSAG from the coding sequence ATGGGTGAGCTCGTCTACCAGGTCCACGTCTCGCTCGACGGCTGCGTCGAGGGGCCGCGCGGGGAGTTCGACTGGGCGCCGATGGGGCCGGAGCTGGCCGTCCACAGCGAAACGCTCACCGGGCGTTCCGCGGTGCTGGCCTACGGGCGGCGGGTGTGGGAGATGATGGCCGGCTACTGGCCGACGGCCGAGGCCTTGGACGATCCGCACGGCCGCGCGTTCGCGCCGGTGTGGCTGGCGATGCCGAAGGTCGTCTTCTCCCGCACCCTGGCCGAGGCGGGCTGGAACACGCGGGTGCTGAACGGTGACCTGGCCGAAGAGGTGGCGGCGCTGAAAGCCGCGCACGAGAAGGACATCCTGCTCGTCGGCGGGGCCACCCTGCCGGCCGAGCTCGGCCGGCTGGGGCTGATCGACGAGTACCAGGTGTTCGTTCACCCGGTGGTGCTGGGCGGCGACAAACGCCCGTTCGCCATCGACGCCGACCGGCTGGAGCTCGAACTGGCCGGGTCCCGGGTGTTCGACGGCCGCGTGGTGCTGCTGCGGTACCGCCGGTCCGCGGGCTGA
- a CDS encoding DUF899 domain-containing protein, producing the protein MTTALPRVVSAEEWQAAREDLLRKEKDLTRAADRLAAERRRLPMVPFAKPYEFTTPDGPKRLLDLFEGRRQLIVYHFMLHPGDAAGCPGCSLLVDNMSHPAHLNARDVTLTVVAPATLPEIESYRDRMGWTVPWVSAAGSDFTADCGVGTGFGLSVFLRDGSDVYRTYFTSDRGGEQFVSTLRYLDVTPFGRQEAWEESGHGSDAPSSWWRRHDEY; encoded by the coding sequence ATGACCACCGCACTCCCCCGCGTCGTTTCCGCCGAAGAGTGGCAGGCCGCGCGCGAAGACTTGCTGCGCAAGGAAAAGGACCTCACCCGCGCGGCCGACCGGCTGGCCGCCGAGCGCCGCCGGCTGCCGATGGTCCCCTTCGCCAAGCCCTACGAGTTCACCACGCCGGACGGCCCGAAGCGCCTGCTGGACCTGTTCGAGGGCCGCCGCCAGCTGATCGTCTACCACTTCATGCTGCACCCGGGCGACGCCGCGGGCTGCCCCGGCTGCTCGCTGCTCGTGGACAACATGAGCCACCCGGCGCACCTGAACGCGCGGGACGTCACGCTCACCGTGGTCGCGCCCGCGACCCTGCCCGAGATCGAGTCCTATCGGGACCGGATGGGCTGGACGGTGCCGTGGGTTTCCGCCGCGGGCAGCGACTTCACCGCCGACTGCGGCGTCGGCACGGGCTTCGGGCTGAGCGTCTTCCTGCGCGACGGCTCGGACGTCTACCGCACGTACTTCACCAGCGACCGCGGCGGGGAGCAGTTCGTCTCGACGCTGCGGTACCTGGACGTGACGCCGTTCGGCCGCCAGGAGGCTTGGGAGGAATCCGGGCACGGCTCCGACGCGCCCAGCTCGTGGTGGCGCCGGCACGACGAATACTGA